The segment CACTGCATCCACGAGGCCACCCGCGGCTTCGACGTGGCGCTGGTGGAGATCGGCGGCACGGTCGGTGACATCGAGTCGCTGCCGTTCCTGGAGGCGATCCGCCAGCTGCGCATCGAGCACGGGCCGGAGAAGTGCCTGTTCATGCACCTGACCCTGGTGCCGTACATCCGCGCGGCCGGCGAGATCAAGACCAAGCCGACCCAGCATTCGGTCAAGGAGCTGCGCTCGATCGGTATCCAGCCGGACATCCTGCTGTGCCGCTGCGAAGAGGCGCTGCCCGACGGCGAGCGGCGCAAGATCGCGCTGTTCACCAACGTGCCCGAGAACGCGGTGATCAGCGCGGTGGATGTGGACGTGATCTACAAGACCCCGCTGTGGCTGCACAGCCAGGGCCTGGACGACATTGTGGTGAGGAAGCTTGGCCTGGACGCCAAGCCGGCCGACCTCAGCGGCTGGCAGCGCACCGTTGACGCGGTGCTGCATCCGAAGGACGAGGTCACCGTCGCGATCTGCGGCAAGTACGTCGAGCACAAGGACGCCTACAAGTCGCTGGGCGAGGCGCTGCGCCACGGCGGCATCAAGCAGCAGACCCGGGTCAACCTGGAGTGGATCGACTCCGAGCAGATCGAGGCCGAGGGGGCCGCCAAGGTGCTCGGCCACGCCGACGCCATCCTCGTGCCGGGCGGCTTCGGCAAGCGCGGCTTCGAGGGCAAGGTGCTGGCGGCGAAGTACGCCCGTGAGCACCGCGTGCCGTACTTCGGCATCTGCTACGGCATGCACGCGGCAGTGGTGGATTTCGCCCGCCACGTGGCCGGCCTGGCCGATGCCGACTCCAGCGAGAATGACCGCCACACGGCCAACCCGGTGATCGCGCTGATCACCGAGTGGACCACCGCGGCCGGCGAAGTGGAGCAGCGCAGCGAGCGCTCGGACCTGGGCGGCACCATGCGCCTGGGCGCGCAGGAATGCCGGCTCAAGACCGGCACGCTGGCGCGCGAGCTGTACGGCCAGGACGTGGTGCGCGAGCGTCACCGTCACCGCTACGAGTTCAACAACCGCTATCGCCAGTCCTTCGAGGACCTGGGGCTGGTGATCTCCGGCAAGTCGATGGACGACCTGCTGGTGGAGATCGTCGAGCTGCCGCAGCAGAAGCATCCGTGGTTCCTCGGTTGCCAGGCGCACCCGGAATTCACCTCGACCCCGCGCGACGGCCATCCGCTGTTCATCGGCTTCGTGCGCGCAGCGCGTGAGCACAAAGCGGTGGGGAGCGCCGAGCGTCTCGCCGCGGTGAAGGAGTCGGTGGCATGAAGCTCTGTGGTTTCGACGTCGGCCTGGACCAGCGGCTGTTCCTGATCGCCGGCCCCTGCGTGGTCGAGTCCGAGCAGCTGCAGTTGGACGTGGCCGGCCGGCTGAAGGAGATCACCGGCCGGCTCGGCATGAACTTCATCTTCAAGTCGAGCTTCGACAAGGCCAACCGTTCCTCGGGCCAGAGCTTCCGCGGTCCGGGCATGGAGGAGGGGCTGCGCATCCTCGGCGAGGTCAGGCGGCAGATCGGCGTGCCGGTGCTCACCGACGTGCACGAGTACACCCCGATGAACGAGGTGGCCGCGGTCGTCGACGTGCTGCAGACCCCGGCGTTCCTGTGCCGGCAGACCGATTTCATCCAGAACGTGGCCCGCGCCGGCAAGCCGGTGAACATCAAGAAGGGCCAGTTCCTCGCGCCGTGGGACATGAAGAACGTGGTGGCCAAGGCCAAGGCGGTCGGCAACGACGACATCATGGTCTGCGAGCGCGGCGTGAGCTTCGGCTACAACAACCTGGTGTCGGACATGCGCTCGCTCAGCGTGATGCGCGATACCGGCTGCCCGGTGGTGTTCGACGCCACCCACTCGGTGCAGCTGCCGGGCGGGCAGGGCACCAGCTCCGGTGGCCAGCGCGAATTCGTGCCGGTGCTGGCGCGGGCGGCGGTGGCGGTCGGCATCGACGGCCTGTTCGCCGAGACCCATCCCGATCCGGACAAGGCGCTCTCCGACGGTCCGAACGCCTGGCCGCTGGGCAAGATGGAGGCCCTGCTGGAAACCCTGCTCGAACTCGATGCCGTGACCAAGCGGCACGGCTTCCTCGAGCAGGCCTGAGCATGGCGGAACTGCAGGGACCGGCTCCGATCCCGCCGCCGCGCTTCGCGGTTCCGCCTACTCCCGCCCCGGCGCCGCGTCATTCCGGGCTGGGCATCGCTTCGTTCGTGATCGCCCTGATCGGCTTCGTCGGCATGTTCCTCACCTTCGCCGTGGCGGGCGTGCTGCGCGCCAGCGGTGTCCCGACCGGGGCCCACGACCCGGCTTCGATCCTGGTCGGCCTGGCGGTGATCCTGATGGGGCTGGTATCGCTGATCGCCGTCGGTCTCGGCGTTGGCGGCCTGTTCCAGACCGGCCGCCGCAAACTGTTTGCCTCGCTCGGCCTGGGTATCGCCGTCTTCACGGTGCTGTCCACCGCCGGGCTGATTATCCTTGGCATGTCCCGTTCCTAACCCTGTACAGGTAGACCCCACCATGAGCACCGAGATCACCCGCATCCACGCCCGCGAAATCCTCGACTCCCGCGGCAATCCCACGTTGGAAGCGGAGGTGACCCTGGCCGGTGGCGGTTTCGGTCGGGCGGCGGTGCCGAGCGGTGCCTCGACCGGCACGCGTGAGGCGGTGGAGCTGCGCGACGGCGACAAGGCGCGCTACCTGGGCAAGGGCGTGCAGACCGCGGTCGGCCACGTCAACGGCGCCATCGCCAGTGCGCTGAAGGGCTTCGACGCGGCCAACCAGGGCGGCCTCGACGCCAAGCTGGTCAACCTCGATGGCACGCCGAACAAGGGCAAGCTGGGCGCCAACGCGCTGCTCGGCGTCTCCATGGCGGCGGCGCATGCCGTCGCGGCCCAGCGCAAGCAGGCGCTGTGGCAGTACCTGGCCGGCATCAACGGCACCACCGGCGAGCCGGGTGCGCTGCCGGTGCCGATGATGAACATCATCAACGGTGGCGCGCATGCCGACAACAACGTCGATGTGCAGGAATTCATGGTGCTGCCGGTGGGCGTGTCCAGCTTCGCCGAGGCGCTGCGCGCCGGCGCGGAGATCTTCCACGCGCTGAAGAGTGTGCTGAAGGGCAAGGGCCTGAACACCGCGGTGGGCGACGAGGGTGGCTTCGCGCCCAACCTGCGCTCCAACATCGAGGCGCTGGACACCATCCTCGAAGCGGTGAACAAGGCCGGCTACAAGGTCGGCAGCGAGATTCTGCTGGGCCTGGATGCGGCCAGTTCGGAGTTCTTCAAGGACGGCAAGTACGACCTGGAAGGCGAGGGCAAGATTTACACCCCCGAGCAGTGGGTCGACGTGCTGGCAAGCTGGGCAAAGCAATACCCGATCGTCACCATCGAGGACGGCATGGCCGAGGGCGACTGGGCGGGCTGGAAGCTGCTCACCGACGCGATCGGCAAGAACGTCCAGGTGGTCGGCGACGACCTGTTCGTCACCAACCCGGCGATCTTCAAGGAAGGCATCGACAAGGGCATCGCCAACGCGATCCTGATCAAGGTGAACCAGATCGGCACGCTGTCCGAGACGCTCGAGGCGATCGCCATGGCCGATGCCGCCAAGTATGCAGCGATCATCTCGCACCGCTCGGGCGAGACCGAGGACACCACCATCGCCGACATCGCGGTGGCGACCACGGCAACCCAGATCAAGACCGGCTCGCTGTGCCGCACCGATCGCGTGGCAAAGTACAACCAGCTGCTGCGCATCGAGGAGGCGTTGGGCTCGGCGGCACGTTACGCCAGCCGCGACGCTTTCCCGAGCCTCGGCCGCCTGCCTGGCTGAGCCGGAATCCTTCGCCATGCTGCGCTGGGTCGCGCTGATCCTGATCGCACTGCTCGTCGCTCTGCAGTTCAAGCTGTGGAGCGACGCGGGCGGCATGCGTGAGGTGGATACCCTGCGTGCGGCAGTGAAGAAGCAGACCGATGAAAACCAGCGCCTGCAGCAGCGCAACCAGGCACTGGCTGCTGATGTGACCGATCTGAAGAGCGGCGAGCAGGCCGTCGAGGCCCGCGCCCGCGCCGAACTCGGCCTGGTCAAGCCCGGCGAGACCTTCTACCAGGTGGTGGAAGGTCCGGCGTCCGCTGCGTCCTCGACAGCGGCTCCAGCCGGCAGCGGGACCCCATGAGCACGCCCGGGTTGTGGTGCGTGGTCCCGGCGGCGGGGCGCGGCCTACGCGTCGGTGGTGACCGCCCGAAGCAGTACCTGCCGATCGCCGGCCGGCTGCTGATCGAGCACACGCTGGACCGGCTGGCGCGGCATCCGGGTATCGCCGGCCTGATGGTGGTGCTTTCACCGGGCGACGAGCTCTGGCCCGGATTGTCCAGCCTGCGCGGAAAGCCGGTGCAGACGACCGCCGGCGGTGCCGAACGCTGCGACTCCGTGCTGGCCGGGCTGCGGGCTCTGTCGCCCGGGGTCGGTGAGGCCGAGCACGTGCTGGTGCATGATGCTGCCCGGCCCTGCGTCCGGCTGGACGACATATCCCGATTGATCGAGCTCGCTGGCGCGGGCGAGGGCGGGCTGCTTGGCGCACCGCTGCGCGATACGCTCAAGCGGGCGGACGAAGTCGGCCGCAGCGCGCTCACCGAGCCGCGAGACCGGCGCTGGCGGGCCTTCACGCCACAGATGTTCCGCCGCGGCGCACTCTCGGAGGCGTTGCGTGAAGCGTCACGTCGAGGCGTTACCGTCAGCGACGAGGCGATGGCCATGGAACTGGCGGGTCACGCGCCGCTGCTGGTGGAAGGCGCGGAAGACAATATCAAGGTGACCACCGCGGCGGACTTCGCGCTGGCCGAGTTCCTGCTCGGGCGCACGGCGCCGGCGGATGAGGAGTGACGCGGTGAGGATTGGACAAGGTTTCGACGTGCACGTATTCGGCGAGGGCGATTTCGTCATCCTTGGCGGTGTGCGTGTGCCGCACGGCCGCGGCCTGGTCGCGCACTCGGACGGCGATGTGGTGATCCACGCCCTGTGCGATGCGATCTTCGGCGCGCTGGCGATGGGCGACATCGGCAAGCACTTTCCGCCTTCGGACCCGCAGTGGCGTAACGCCGACAGCCGGCAGTTCCTGCGCCATGCCGCACGACTGATGGAAGAGCAGGGTTACCGGCTCGGCAACGCCGACGTCACGGTGATTGCCGAAGCACCCAAGGTCGGGCCGCATGCGTCGGTGATGCGGGACAACCTTGCCGCTGACCTGGGCTGCGGCATCGACCGCATCAGCATCAAGGCGACCACCACCGAGAAGCTCGGATTCACCGGTCGTGGCGAAGGCATAGCCGCACAGGCCTGCGTGTTGCTGGAACGCGCGTGAGCGAGACCGAGGCCCGCGGCGCCGGCCAGCGGCTGCAGGAGCAGCTGGACACCATCGTCGACCTGTTGCGGCAGCAGCAACGGATGCGCGATGAACTCGATGCGCTGCGCGATGCCGACGTCGATCCGGTGGCCCGCGCACCGATCGCCGAAGCCCTGAAGGACAGCGGCGAGGTGCTGCAGCAGCAGCTCGAGCCGCTGCACCCGGCCGACATCGCTTTCATTCTGGAATCGCTGCCGCTGGACGAGCGCCTGACGGTCTGGGAGCGGGTGCGTTCCGATCGTGACGGCGAGATCCTGCTGGAGGTGTCCGACGCGGTCCGCGAATCGCTGATCGCGGACATGGACCAGGGCGAGATCATGGCGGCAGTCGAGCCGCTGGACGCCGACGAGCTGGCCGACCTGGTCGAGGACCTGCCGACCGAGGTGCTGCCGGAGCTGATGGCCAGCCTCGATGCGCAGCAGCGCGAGCAGCTGCAGTCGGCGCTGTCCTACGAGGACGACCAGATCGGCGCGCTGATGGACTTCGAGATGGTGACGATCCGCGAGGACGTCAGCCTGGAGACCGTCCTGCGCTACCTGCGTCGTTTCGAAGAGCTTCCCCCGCAGACCGACAAGCTGTTCGTGGTCAACCACGACAACGTGCTGACCGGCGTGCTGCCGCTGCACTGGCTGCTGGTCAATCCGCCCGACCGGATGGTGGGCGAGCTGATGGCGCCGGACGTCAACACGTTCCACCCGGGGGATGACGCCTACGAGGTGGCCCAGGCATTCGAGCGCTACGACCTGGTCACCGCGCCGGTGGTCGACGAGGGCAACCACCTGATCGGCCGCATCACCATCGACGCGATGGTCGACGTGATCCGCGAGGAGGGCGAGAGCGAGTCGCTCAGCCGCGGCGGCCTGCGCGAGGAAGAAGACATCTTCGCCTCGATCTGGGCCTCGGTGCGCAACCGATGGAGCTGGCTGGCGATCAACCTGGTGACCGCGTTCCTGGCGTCCCGCGTGATCGGCCTGTTCGAGAATTCGATCGAGAAGCTGGTGGCGCTGGCCACCCTTATGCCGATCGTCGCCGGTATCGGCGGCAACTCGGGCAACCAGACCATCACGATGATCGTGCGCGCCTCGGCACTGGATCAGGTCAACCCCAACGCGATCCGCCGGCTGTGGCAGAAGGAGCTGGGGGTGGCGCTTTTCAACGGACTGATCTGGGGCGGGGTGATCGGCACCGTGGCGGCTCTGCTGTATGAAAGTCCGATGCTCGGCCTGGTGATGACCGCGGCGATGACGCTGAATCTGCTGCTGGCGGCCTTCATGGGTGTGGGCATCCCGATGGCGCTGATCCGCCTGGGGCGCGATCCGGCGCTGGGCGCCAGCGTGTTCCTCACCTTCATGACCGACAGCGGCGGCTTTTTCATCTTCCTCGGGCTGGCCACGCTGTTCCTGATGTAACGCTTTCCTGCATGCCGGCGCGGCCGGCGGAGTGCCATGTCCGTTTCCGAATTGCCCACCGCCTACGGCCCGGTGCCGCTGACCGCCCGGCTGCGCGCCACGCCCGAGGATTTCCAGGTCGAGGAACTGCTCGGCTACGACGCCGACGGTGCCGGCGAGCACGCCCTGCTTTGGGTGGAGAAGCGCGGTGCCAACACCGACTGGGTGGCGCGGGAGCTGGCGAAGTTCGCCGGCGTACCGCCCGTGAACGTGGGCTATGCGGGGCTGAAGGATCGCCATGCGGTCACCCGGCAGACATTCTCGGTACAACTGCCCGGTCGCGCGGATCCGGACTGGTCGGCGTTCCCCCATCAGGAGGTGACTGTGCTCGGGGCCACCCGCCACAGTCGCAAGCTCAAGCGCGGTGGCTTGCGCGGCAACCGCTTCGTGATTGTCCTGCGCGAGGTGCAGGGCGGACGCGAGGATGCCGAGCGCGTGCTGCAGCAGATTGCCGCCCGCGGTGTGCCGAACTACTTCGGCGAACAGCGATTCGGCCGCGAGGGCGGGAATCTGGCCCAGGCCCGCGCGATGTTCGCCGGGCGCCGGGTGGACCGCGACAAACGCAGCCTGCTGCTGTCCGCTGCGCGCTCGCAGATCTTCAACAGCGTGCTCGCCGAGCGGGTGGAGCAGGGGAGCTGGGACACGGCGCTGGAGGGTGAAATCTGGGCCCTGGCCGGATCGCGCTCGTGGTTCGGCCCGGAGCCGTTCGATGCGGTGCTGGCCGGGCGGCTGGCGCAGGGCGATATCCATCCGACAGGTCCGTTGTGGGGTGAGGGCGATCCGGCCTCGCAGGGCGCGGTGGCTGCGCTGGAGCAGCGCATCGCGGCCGGCTGGCAGGATCTTGCCGATGGATTGACCGCTGCGCGGATGAGTCACGACCGGCGTGCGCTGCGCCTGCTGCCCGCCGGGCTGGCCTGGAACTGGCTATCTGCGGACGCGCTCGAGCTGCGCTTCGAACTGCCGGCGGGCGCCTATGCGACGACGGTGATCCGCGAGTTGGCCACGACCGGCTGAGCGGCGAATCTAGCGGCGTGCCGCCAGCAGCACCACCACGGCACCCGTGCCGCCTTGCGCAGGGCGCGCGGAGGCGAAGGCGATGACGTCCGCGCGGCGGCGCAGCAGTCGATCGGTCAGGGCCTTGAGCACCGGGCCGGCCGATTTCGAACGCAATCCCTTGCCATGCACGATGCGCACGCAGCGCAGGCCCCGTTCCTTCGCCTCGGCCAGGAAATCGGTGATGCTGGCTTGCGCTGCGGCGGCGTTCATGTGGTGGAGATCCAGGTCGTCCTGCACGCTGAACTGGCCGCGCTTGAGCTGCTTGAGCAGTTTCGGCGGATAGCCATCCTGCAGGAAACCCAGTTCCTCGCCGACCTCCATCAGGGCGGGATCGAAGGCCATGTCGAGCAGTTCGCCCGGCACCGCCGCCTCGTCTGCCTCCAGCATCCGTGCCTGCGGCTCCGGGCGCGGGCCTGCCGGCAGCACCGGTTCGGCCTCCAGCCGGCGGACCTCGCCGATCGCCTCCCGGAACAGGCGGACGTCGTCCTCGGTGACCGTGGGGGGAGCGTGGCGCTTCATGCCGCCATGCTAACGAATGGGCCTCGATCCGGGACAGCCTGTTCGGCCGGTTTTCTCGTGAAACACATTGGCCGCTCGGTTAGACTCGAAGCCCTGTACCTGGGGGCGCAGGCCGGTTTGGCGGCGCCCCATTCACGGCCATTCGACGGAACAGCATGCGAGTCCTGGTAAGCAACGATGATGGCGTGGATGCCCCGGGCATCCGCGTGCTCGCCGAGCGCCTCGGCGCAGTGGGAAAAGTAACCGTGGTGGCGCCCGACCGCGATCGCTCCGGTGCCAGCAACTCGCTTACCCTGGACGCGCCGATCCGCGTCGCCCGCATGGACAACGGCTACTACCGCGTCGCCGGGACGCCGACCGACTGCGTGCACCTGGCACTGTCCGGCCTGCTCGACGAAGAGCCGCATATCGTCGTTTCGGGCATCAACAATTCGGCCAACCTCGGCGATGACGTGATCTATTCCGGCACCGTGTCGGCCGCGATGGAGGGACGTTTCCTCGGCCTGCCGGCGATCGCTGTGTCGCTGGTCAGCAAGGATCACCGGGGCGAACATTACGAGTCGGCCGCGCGTGCCGTGCGCCTGCTGATGGAGCGCCTGCTGGTCGATCCGCTGCCGGCCGACACCATCCTCAACGTCAATGTGCCGGACCTGCCCTGGGAACAGATCCGTGGTTTCGAGGTGGCCCGGTTGGGCAAGCGTCATCGGGCGGCGGCGTGCATCGAGCAGAACGATCCGCGCGGGCGCCCGATCTGGTGGATCGGGCCGGCCGGTCCCGCCGAGGACGATGGCCCAGGTACCGATTTCGATGCCGTGCGCCGCGGCTATGTCTCGGTGACGCCGATCCACGTCGATCTCACCCGCTACCAGGCGCTGGACAAGGTGAGCGGCTGGATGCAGGCGATGAGCGATGCGATCGACGACGAGGCAGCCTGAGCGATGAACATCCATCCGCTGCCGCCGTCGGCATTGAAGGGCGAGGGTATGACCTCGCAACGCGCGCGGGACCGTCTGGCCGCCACGTTGAAGGAAAGCGGCATCCAGGATGCCCGCGTGATCGATGTGATCCGCAACCTGCCGCGGCATCACTTCATCGACCAGGCGCTGCATTCGCGTGCGTACGAGAACACCGCGTTGCCGATCGGCCACGGCCAGACCATCTCCCAGCCGTGGGTGGTGGCGCGGATGACCGAGGCGCTGCTCGAGTTCGGCATGCCGCAGAAGGTGCTGGAAATCGGCACCGGCTCCGGCTACCAGGCAGCCGTGCTGTCCGCGCTGGTACCGCAGGTCTACACCGTCGAGCGGATCGAGGAACTGTTGCGCCAGGCGCGTCGCCGGTTCCGTCAGCTGGGTATCACCAACCTGCGTTCGCGTTACGACGACGGCAAGCTGGGCTGGCCGGACGAGGGACCGTTCGATGCGGTGATCCTCACAGCCGCGGGCGATGCGATTCCCCACGCCATCCTCGATCAGATGACGCCTGCCGGCGTGCTGGTAGCGCCGGTTGGTTCGCCGAGCAGCCAGACGCTGATACGCATGCGCGGTGACGGGCAGGGCGACTTCGTGCAGGAAGAGCTCGGCCCGGTGAGCTTCGTGCCGCTGCTGGGGGGCATCGGCTGATGCGATTGTTCGGCGCGCTGTACGCGCGCGCGCTGGTCTGGGCGCGCCATCCCCGGGCGGTGCCCTACCTGTGCGGACTGAGCTTCATCGAGGCTTTCATCTTTCCGGTGATGCCGGAGGTGATGCTGGCGCCGATGATGCTTGGGCGTCGGCACAAGGCGTTCTTCTACGCCAACATCAGCCTGCTTTTCTCGTTGCTCGGTTCGCTGGTCGGCTACGCGCTGGGCCACTGGGCGTACCAGGGCATCCATCCGCTGCTGAGCCCGGGCATGCAGCAGACCATCGGCACCTGGGTCGGGCACCTGCAGGACGACATGAACCGGCACTGGCTGGCCATGCTGGGTGCGCTGATGCTCGCCGCGCTGCAGCCGGTGATCCCGATGAAGTTCGTGACCTGGGCGGCCGGTATCGTGGGTGTGCCGGTGCTTCCTTTCCTGGCCTGCATGGCCGTGGGTCGGGGCAAGCGGGTCTGGCTGCTCGCCTTGTTGGTGCGGCTGGTCGGTGAGCGTGCCGAACAGGTGTTGCATCGGAACATCGAGCGGATCGGCTGGGCGACCGTGGTCATTCTCGTGGCGCTGGGTGCGTGGTGGGTCCTGTGGCGTTGAGCGTCCGGAATGTCGCCGAACGCGCATGGGCAGACAGGGCCGGCATCGGTATGCTTCGGGCCATGAAAGGACACCTCCAGGCATTCGGATTGGTGGCTGCTGCCGGTCTGTTGGCTGCGTGCGGGACGCCCCGTTCGGTCGTGGTGCAGCCGGCCAGCCGGAGCGGCCCGTCGTATCGGGCTCCATCTCGCGTCATTACTCATCCCGTCGCGTCCGGCACCTACCGGGTGGAGAAGGGCGACACGCTGTATTCCATCGCCTTCCGCCACGGCAAGGACTTCCGCGACGTGGCGCAGTGGAACGGAATCTCGGCGCCCTACACGATCTGGCCCGGGCAGGTGCTGCTCATGCACCCCTCGGAGGCGAGCAGGAAGCCCCGACCGACGACTGAGCCGGTGCGGGCCGTTGCCCGCGCACCGGGGCGCACCGCGTCCGCATCCCGCGCCGAGGCGTCGGCGGTCGCTCGGGCGCCCGTGGCCCCTGCCGCTGCACATTCCGCTTCCGTGCCCGCAGCGGTTGATGCGGTTCCGGTGGCTGGCGAGGCCTCGGTCCAGAGCCCAACTCCGCCGCCTGCTCCGGCCTTGCCGCCCGGCGGCTCTCGCCGGGTCAGTGGCATCGCCTGGCGCTGGCCGGCGGACGGCACCGTGATCAAGGGATTCCAGAGCGGTGACGCGATCCCCGGGATCGAGATCGGCGGCCGCGCGGGAAGCCCGGTCCGGGCTGCCGCCGATGGTGTGGTGGTCTATAGCGGCAACGGTTTGGTGGGCTATGGAGAGCTCATCATCGTCAAGCACAACGACGATTTCCTCTCCGCCTATGGGCACAACCGCAAGCGCCTCGTGAAGGAGGGGCAGCGGGTATCGGCCGGGCAGGTCATCGCGGAGATGGGGTCGACGGGGGCGTCGCAGGATGAGCTGCAGTTCCAGATCCGCCGCAATGGCAATCCGGTCAATCCCATGGACTTCCTGCCTGCCCGCTGAGCGGACGCGGCTCCCGGGTCAGTGGCCCGGAAGAATGAAGCAGGCCACGACCCGGCGGCCTTCGGCGGCCAGCAGATCGTAAGTGCGGGCGGCCGCTGCGTTGTCCATCACTTCGATGCCGATGCCCTTGCCGAGAAAGGCGGCCAGGAAGGCCATCGGTGGGAATACCTGGCGCTCGCCGCTGCCGAGTAGTACCAGCTCAGGCTGCAATCCGAGCACCGTCTCGGCATGGGTGGTGGCCAGCATCCGGGCGTCCGCCACGGGCCAGTCCTCCAGCAGTCGGTCCGGGGCAAGCACGAAGCTGGCGGCGATCTCCCGGTCGACTACGGTGATGCTCTTCGCGGCGGTACGCCGGACGAACAGGAAGGATCCGGGCAGGTCGAGCGAGAGATCCATCAGCGCGGCAGGGCAAGCTTCGGGTCGTCGGCATTGCGACGGAACAGCACCACGATATGGCCGATCTCCTGCACATTCTCCGCGCCGGTGCCCTCGATGAGGAAATCGATCTGCGACTGGCGCTCGTCCTTGTCGCCACCGGAGAGCTTCACCTTCACCAGCTCATGATGGTCGAGCGCCTGGCCGAGCTCCTTGACCACTGCCTCGGTCGCTCCCTTCGCGCCCAGCAGGATCACCGGGTTCAGATCATGGGCGAGGCTGCGCAGGTAGCGCCGCTGGGAGGGGGACAGGGCCATGGGGAGCGACGCTCGATTCGCGGTTGCAGGACCGCAAAGGGTATCATGCCGACCGTTTTCCGCATCTGTGGTGTTGCCGGTCATGTCTCGCAGCAAAAGCAGTTCCCGCTGGCTGCGGGAACATTTCGACGACGTTTACGTGAAGAAGGCGCAAGCCGAGGGCGTGCGCTCGCGTGCCGTCTACAAGCTGGAGGAGCTGATCGAGCGCGATCACCTGCTGAAGCCCGGGATCTCCGTGGTCGATCTCGGGGCGGCCCCGGGAGGCTGGTCGCAGCTGGTACGGCAGCGGCTGGGCGATACCGGTCGTGTCGTGGCGCTGGACATCCTGCCGATGCAGGGCATCGCGGGGGTCGAGTTCCTGCAGGGCGACTTCCGCGAGGCGGACGTTTTGTCGCAACTGGAGGCCATGCTGGACGGAAAGAAGCTCGATCTTGTCCTCTCGGACATGGCCCCCAATATGAGTGGGGTGGCCTTGGCCGACCAGATCCGGTCTATGGATCTGGCTGAACTGGCGCTGGATTTCAGTCGGCAGTGGCTCAAGCCCGGCGGGTCGTTCCTCATTAAGCTGTTCCAGGGAACGGGCTTCGACGATTACCTGCGTAGCTTGCGCGCGGACTTTTCGCGCGTGACTATGCGTAAACCTAAGGCCTCCCGCGCGCGTTCGCGGGAGGTGTACGCGCTGGCAACGGGGCTGAAGGCCTCGGGCGCGCAACCGGGCGGAAACCGCGCATGAACGAGATGGCGAAAAACCTGTTGCTCTGGCTGATCATCGCGGTGGTGCTCATCGCCGTGTTCCAGAGCTTCAACCCGCACGGTGGTGCCGCTTCGGATCTACCGTACAGCGCGTTCGTGCAGAACGTCGACAACGGCAACGTATCCAGCGCCACGATCAGCGCGGAGAATCCCGCGACCATCAGCGGCAAGCTCAAGGACGGCAGCAGCTTCCGGACCGTGGCTCCGGTTCTGGGCTTCTCCACCAATTCGGTGGTCAAGCAGATGCAGGAAAAGGGTGTGGAGGTCCGTCAGGATGCCGCTCCCGGGTTTTCGTTGATGAACCTGCTGATCAGTTGGCTGC is part of the Dyella thiooxydans genome and harbors:
- a CDS encoding Smr/MutS family protein, translated to MKRHAPPTVTEDDVRLFREAIGEVRRLEAEPVLPAGPRPEPQARMLEADEAAVPGELLDMAFDPALMEVGEELGFLQDGYPPKLLKQLKRGQFSVQDDLDLHHMNAAAAQASITDFLAEAKERGLRCVRIVHGKGLRSKSAGPVLKALTDRLLRRRADVIAFASARPAQGGTGAVVVLLAARR
- the rlmE gene encoding 23S rRNA (uridine(2552)-2'-O)-methyltransferase RlmE, translated to MSRSKSSSRWLREHFDDVYVKKAQAEGVRSRAVYKLEELIERDHLLKPGISVVDLGAAPGGWSQLVRQRLGDTGRVVALDILPMQGIAGVEFLQGDFREADVLSQLEAMLDGKKLDLVLSDMAPNMSGVALADQIRSMDLAELALDFSRQWLKPGGSFLIKLFQGTGFDDYLRSLRADFSRVTMRKPKASRARSREVYALATGLKASGAQPGGNRA
- a CDS encoding protein-L-isoaspartate(D-aspartate) O-methyltransferase, giving the protein MNIHPLPPSALKGEGMTSQRARDRLAATLKESGIQDARVIDVIRNLPRHHFIDQALHSRAYENTALPIGHGQTISQPWVVARMTEALLEFGMPQKVLEIGTGSGYQAAVLSALVPQVYTVERIEELLRQARRRFRQLGITNLRSRYDDGKLGWPDEGPFDAVILTAAGDAIPHAILDQMTPAGVLVAPVGSPSSQTLIRMRGDGQGDFVQEELGPVSFVPLLGGIG
- the surE gene encoding 5'/3'-nucleotidase SurE, whose amino-acid sequence is MRVLVSNDDGVDAPGIRVLAERLGAVGKVTVVAPDRDRSGASNSLTLDAPIRVARMDNGYYRVAGTPTDCVHLALSGLLDEEPHIVVSGINNSANLGDDVIYSGTVSAAMEGRFLGLPAIAVSLVSKDHRGEHYESAARAVRLLMERLLVDPLPADTILNVNVPDLPWEQIRGFEVARLGKRHRAAACIEQNDPRGRPIWWIGPAGPAEDDGPGTDFDAVRRGYVSVTPIHVDLTRYQALDKVSGWMQAMSDAIDDEAA
- the truD gene encoding tRNA pseudouridine(13) synthase TruD — translated: MSVSELPTAYGPVPLTARLRATPEDFQVEELLGYDADGAGEHALLWVEKRGANTDWVARELAKFAGVPPVNVGYAGLKDRHAVTRQTFSVQLPGRADPDWSAFPHQEVTVLGATRHSRKLKRGGLRGNRFVIVLREVQGGREDAERVLQQIAARGVPNYFGEQRFGREGGNLAQARAMFAGRRVDRDKRSLLLSAARSQIFNSVLAERVEQGSWDTALEGEIWALAGSRSWFGPEPFDAVLAGRLAQGDIHPTGPLWGEGDPASQGAVAALEQRIAAGWQDLADGLTAARMSHDRRALRLLPAGLAWNWLSADALELRFELPAGAYATTVIRELATTG
- a CDS encoding YqaA family protein, coding for MRLFGALYARALVWARHPRAVPYLCGLSFIEAFIFPVMPEVMLAPMMLGRRHKAFFYANISLLFSLLGSLVGYALGHWAYQGIHPLLSPGMQQTIGTWVGHLQDDMNRHWLAMLGALMLAALQPVIPMKFVTWAAGIVGVPVLPFLACMAVGRGKRVWLLALLVRLVGERAEQVLHRNIERIGWATVVILVALGAWWVLWR
- the yhbY gene encoding ribosome assembly RNA-binding protein YhbY, giving the protein MALSPSQRRYLRSLAHDLNPVILLGAKGATEAVVKELGQALDHHELVKVKLSGGDKDERQSQIDFLIEGTGAENVQEIGHIVVLFRRNADDPKLALPR
- a CDS encoding peptidoglycan DD-metalloendopeptidase family protein; the encoded protein is MKGHLQAFGLVAAAGLLAACGTPRSVVVQPASRSGPSYRAPSRVITHPVASGTYRVEKGDTLYSIAFRHGKDFRDVAQWNGISAPYTIWPGQVLLMHPSEASRKPRPTTEPVRAVARAPGRTASASRAEASAVARAPVAPAAAHSASVPAAVDAVPVAGEASVQSPTPPPAPALPPGGSRRVSGIAWRWPADGTVIKGFQSGDAIPGIEIGGRAGSPVRAAADGVVVYSGNGLVGYGELIIVKHNDDFLSAYGHNRKRLVKEGQRVSAGQVIAEMGSTGASQDELQFQIRRNGNPVNPMDFLPAR
- a CDS encoding Mth938-like domain-containing protein, yielding MDLSLDLPGSFLFVRRTAAKSITVVDREIAASFVLAPDRLLEDWPVADARMLATTHAETVLGLQPELVLLGSGERQVFPPMAFLAAFLGKGIGIEVMDNAAAARTYDLLAAEGRRVVACFILPGH